A genome region from Penaeus vannamei isolate JL-2024 chromosome 20, ASM4276789v1, whole genome shotgun sequence includes the following:
- the LOC138865179 gene encoding uncharacterized protein yields the protein MEVVSDGKNEIDFINSNKTNILKHVKVINKVKVGSYHRMVRNEIRLNLRRERIKLLRKPQPNLANFKTRATEFSLNIQNRYSFLSDEDNIDQINKQFNNIIKEAALEVGGKDDKQNSSKLSVETKQLMQKHMVMKTNITTEEIKRALKGMKRGKTPGEDGIDINLVIDAGEIATLLTNCTKVITARISDSLDSNQLREQAEFRRGDTMSPKLFTACLEEIFKKQKWNRKGIKIGDIYLNNPRFVDIVFAESAN from the exons atggaagttgTATCTGATggcaaaaacgaaattgacttcataaatTCAAATAAGACCAATATACTAAAACATGTGAAAGTTATTAATAAAGTAAAGGTTGGCAGCTACCATAGAATGGTCAGAAACGAAATTAGGTTaaacctcagaagggaaaggatcAAACTCCTACGAAAACCGCAACCAAATTTAGCTAACTTCAAGaccagagcaacagaatttagcctcaatatccaaaacagatattcatttCTCAGCGACGAAGataacatcgaccaaattaacaaacagttCAATAACATAAttaaggaagctgcacttgaagtaggcggtaaGGATGACAAGCAAAACTCCAGCAAGCTCTctgtagaaactaaacagcttatgcaaaaacataTGGTCATGAAA ACTAAcatcacaacagaagaaataaaaagagcacttaaaggcatgaagagaggaaaaacaccaggtgaagacggaattgATATAAACCTTGtaatagatgcaggagaaattgcaacg ttacttacaaactgcacaaaagtcattacagctcgcatctctgacagtctggattctaaccagcttAGAGAACAGGCAGAGTTCCGAAGG GGTGACACCATGTCACCGAAACTGTTTACAGCTTGTCTTGAGGAAATATTCAAAAAGCAAAAATGGAACagaaagggtatcaaaataggagatatATACCTAAACAATCCAagatttgttgatattgtttttgctGAATCAGCAAAttaa